In Mobula hypostoma chromosome 10, sMobHyp1.1, whole genome shotgun sequence, a single genomic region encodes these proteins:
- the LOC134353286 gene encoding insulin-like growth factor-binding protein complex acid labile subunit, producing MERLLLYLAVLGLLTSLVKISSADLCEICKCPKDGENIVWCISKGLSEIPSTLPPDVQELFLQYNSISTLLPADFSAGVANGSRLGRHLFLLDLSHNLFTSVPTQGLELLTQLKKLFLNSNFISSLAPGCLQPLTSLEELHLSSNPLHLVEPGAFAGLASLQVLMLNLNQITAIPSGIFSELSQLDLLQLNGNLISEIQPGAFQGLGNLSQLFLRSNNLSALTRGSFDGLDRLHVLSLTNNQIWLAPEEVMRHLKALKNLYLNSNQITIFPGVLSALEDLTLLDVSNNGLSNLPVNALLNLTKLRRLDLSLNNLTGLPPQAFQKLENLTVLNLFNNAIESLPAKVFAGLMNLKELHLDNNRISSLPPEIFQDQSELRELQLDNNLLTQLPEGVFDQLNHLRTLYLDNNGLELIPKKVFRSLSFLRELQLDHNHIALLPRGVFASLKNLRVLQLSQNQISHLRQDTFMGLANLKELQLNGNKLTTIPLGVFKELRKLRELHLEGNSLSTVKSTLFQDMHKLEVLQLQFNYLDSLPPNVFSGLRKLQKLLLHRNQLHTLSPNTFARQGHLQELHLDRNKLSALPDALFRDVPRLALLHLDHNRLRQLSAGLLASLRHLEQIHLQGNPWMCSCPSILHLRDWLQKNPSRVLDTPECSSDRTPVAAVKNFSFVPAHCSSAVRTSPSTLPAVLLLFSSLLSLRLPFF from the coding sequence ATGGAGAGACTCCTCTTGTACCTTGCTGTCCTCGGCCTCCTCACCTCCTTGGTGAAGATCTCTTCCGCCGACCTCTGCGAGATCTGTAAGTGCCCCAAGGATGGTGAGAATATAGTCTGGTGCATTAGCAAAGGGCTGTCAGAGATTCCCAGTACCCTACCGCCAGACGTCCAAGAACTCTTCCTGCAATACAACAGCATCTCCACTCTCCTTCCAGCAGACTTCTCAGCCGGGGTTGCCAATGGCTCGCGTCTGGGCAGGCACCTCTTTCTCCTCGATCTCAGCCACAACCTCTTCACCTCTGTACCAACTCAAGGACTGGAACTCCTGACCCAGCTGAAGAAGCTCTTCCTCAATAGCAACTTCATATCCTCCTTGGCACCTGGGTGCCTGCAGCCCCTCACCAGTCTGGAAGAGCTGCACCTGAGCAGCAACCCCCTTCACTTGGTTGAGCCTGGGGCCTTCGCTGGCCTCGCCAGCCTCCAGGTATTGATGCTCAACTTGAACCAAATCACGGCCATTCCCTCTGGCATCTTCAGTGAGCTGAGCCAACTGGATTTACTTCAGCTGAATGGCAACTTGATCTCGGAGATCCAACCAGGAGCCTTCCAGGGACTGGGGAACCTGAGCCAGTTGTTCCTCCGAAGTAACAACCTTTCTGCCCTGACTAGGGGATCCTTTGATGGGCTCGACCGACTTCACGTCCTGAGCCTCACAAATAACCAGATCTGGTTGGCTCCTGAGGAGGTCATGAGACACCTCAAAGCACTGAAAAACCTCTACTTGAATAGTAATCAAATCACCATCTTCCCTGGGGTTCTCTCTGCACTTGAAGATCTGACCTTGCTGGACGTCAGTAACAATGGGCTCAGCAACCTGCCAGTGAATGCCTTACTTAACCTGACCAAACTGAGGAGACTGGATTTGAGTCTGAACAACCTCACTGGCCTACCCCCACAAGCCTTCCAGAAGCTCGAGAACCTGACTGTACTAAACCTGTTCAACAATGCCATTGAGTCACTGCCTGCCAAGGTCTTTGCTGGCCTCATGAATCTCAAGGAACTACACCTGGACAACAACCGGATCTCGTCCCTCCCTCCAGAGATCTTTCAGGATCAGTCAGAGCTGAGGGAGCTCCAGCTGGACAACAACCTGCTCACTCAGTTGCCTGAGGGGGTCTTTGACCAGCTAAACCACCTGAGAACTTTGTACCTTGACAACAATGGGCTGGAGCTCATTCCCAAGAAGGTTTTCCGCAGCCTGAGCTTCTTGAGGGAACTGCAACTGGACCACAACCATATTGCCTTGCTCCCCAGGGGCGTCTTTGCCAGCTTGAAGAACCTGCGAGTGCTCCAGCTCAGCCAGAACCAGATCTCCCATCTCCGCCAAGACACCTTTATGGGTCTGGCCAACCTGAAGGAGCTGCAGCTAAATGGGAACAAGCTGACCACCATCCCACTGGGAGTCTTCAAGGAGCTGAGGAAGCTGAGAGAGTTGCATTTGGAAGGGAATTCCCTGTCCACGGTCAAGAGCACTTTGTTCCAGGACATGCACAAGCTCGAGGTCCTCCAGCTCCAGTTCAACTATCTGGACTCCCTTCCCCCCAATGTCTTCTCGGGGTTACGCAAGCTACAGAAGCTGCTTCTCCACAGGAACCAGCTCCACACCTTGAGCCCCAACACCTTTGCCAGGCAGGGCCACTTGCAGGAGCTTCACCTAGACCGCAACAAGCTGTCAGCCCTGCCGGATGCTCTGTTCCGGGACGTCCCCCGGCTCGCTCTCCTGCACCTTGACCACAACAGACTGAGGCAGCTGAGCGCTGGCCTGCTGGCATCACTCAGGCACTTGGAACAGATCCACCTGCAGGGCAATCCCTGGATGTGCAGCTGCCCCTCCATCCTCCACCTGAGAGACTGGCTGCAGAAGAACCCCAGCAGAGTATTGGACACACCAGAGTGCTCCTCCGATCGAACGCCAGTGGCAGCCGTGAAGAATTTTTCCTTCGTGCCCGCACACTGCTCCTCTGCCGTGAGGACATCTCCATCCACTCTTCCAGCCGTCCTCCTCCTCTTCTCATCACTGCTTTCCCTCAGACTTCCCTTCTTCTGA